The DNA segment TTACTGACGGCGTACCCGCCAATTGGCCATCGACTTTCATCAGCCAGCCGTCAGCGAGTGTGGCTTCAGCTATTACCGTGGCGACAATTTTGCTTGTTGCGCCGGCGTTGGTCACAGCTTGCTGCACAGCGGCAATACTTGCCGCATCCGAACCCTCCGCGATCAATATCCCAACACTCCGACCCTCAAGTGTATTCTTCATGTTACCGATCAGCTGTAACGCCGGCGATGACTCCAATTCCTGGATCGCCACCGCCGCAGTTGGCGCTGGCGGCAATTCAATCAGACCTAGGCCGGAGGCTACCCGCTGCGCAAGGTCTTGTTCGATATGACGTAGGTGACCGACCATCGCGGCACGAATATGCGGATGTTCTACCTTGGATAGTTCAAAGACCAAGGCCGAGGCCAGATGCGCTTGTTCGTAGGCAGACTGACTCAGATAAAACTGCCTGGCCTGACTGTAATGATCGGCAAAGCTCTCGGGTCGAATTCGCCCCTTGGCACCACTCTCATCAATCGACGCACTGCGAAAGCCGTTGGCCGCTTGTTCGCGTGGCGAATCAACTGCCAGCGTATTGGGTTCGTAAGCCACCCGCCCGCGCGCTTGCGCCATTTGCATGTGACCGTCGCGCTGGTGATTGGCGAAGGGACACTGCGGTGCATTGACCGGGATTTGGTGAAAATTCGCTGAGCCCAGCCGGGATAGTTGCGTGTCCAGATAGGAGAACAGCCGGCCCTGCAATAAGGGATCGTTGGAGAAATCGATGCCAGGCACCACATGAGACGGGCAAAACGCCACCTGTTCGGTTTCCGCGAAAAAATTGTCCGGCCAGCGATTCAATACCATGCGGCCGATAACCCGCAACGGCACCAACTCTTCCGGGATCAGTTTGGTAGGATCGAGATGATCGAACGGGAAGGCATCGGCATCTTCTTGCGTGAACAATTGCACCGCCAAGTCCCATTCCGGGAAGTTGCCGGCGCTGATCGCTTCGAACATGTCGCGACGATGAAAGTCGGAGTCGGCACCGGCTATTTTCACCGCCTCATCCCAGAGGGTGGATTGCAAACCCAGCTTCGGCCGCCAGTGAAATTTCACGAAGGTCGAATCGCCGGCGGCATTGATCAAGCGAAACGAATGAATACCGAAGCCTTCGATCATCCGCAACGAACGCGGCAAGGTGCGGTCCGACATCACCCACATCACCATATGCATGGCTTCCGGTGTTAAAGAAATAAAATCCCAAAAGGTGTCATGTGCCGACGCCGCTTGCGGAAAGCCACGGTCAGGTTCCATTTTAACGGCATGAATCAGATCGGGAAATTTAATAGCATCCTGGATGAAGAACACCGGGATGTTATTGCCGACCAAATCCCAATTGCCTTCCTTGGTGTAGAACTTGACGGCAAAGCCGCGCACATCGCGCGGCGTATCGGCGGAGCCGGAGCCACCGGCGACAGTGGATATGCGCGTAAACAGCGGCGTTTGTGCGCCCAATTCGGTCAGCACTTTGGCGGTGGTGTATTGTTCCAGGGATTCGGTGAGCTCGAAAAAGCCATGCGCACCGGTACCACGGGCGTGGACGATGCGTTCCGGTATTCGCTCATGGTCGAAATGCGTGATTTTTTCGCGCAGAATGAAGTCTTCCAGCAGCGTCGGGCCATTGGGATTAGCTCTCAGAGAATTCTGATTATCGGCAATCGCTAAACCCTGATTGGTCGTCAAAGTGGGCTGATCGTCGATGGCTGACTGGTGCCACTCGCCGCCGTTGCCGACTGAAATTGTCGATACTTCCTCCCCAAATTGGGCTGGTTCGTTCGCTACGGTTAGAACAGGTGTTTTTGCTTTATTCATGATGCATCCCCAATGGATTTAGCGTGTCGGCTTATAATCGAAAGATCATCCGACACCTAGCGCTTGGGGTCTGTACGCTACGCCACTTTTAAAAGCTTGATCGTGATTTGAGTTGTTTAACAGAGGTGGGCCGTATTATTTATGCCGAGTTTTCCAATTCTTACTGGCCGCAATTGATCAATTGAATAATTTCCGCCGCAATGCTGACGGCGATCTCTTCGGGCGTATGGCTGTTGATCGGCAACCCCATCGGCGCGCGCAGCCTGGCAAGTTGTTCGGTAGACATACGGTTCGCCAAGCTGGCTTTCAGTTGGCTAACCTTGTGGCGGCTACCCAGCACGCCCAAGTAGGCAAATTGCTTGCGCGCCAAGCGAGCCAGCACTAATTCGTCCCTACTGTAGTGATGGGTCATGACGAACACAAACACGTCCGGCCCGTCCGGCACCTGCTCGGCAATGTCGCTGTAAGGTATCCGCCATTTTTGCCGGGCATGGCCGTTCAATGGCATCGATTCCGCTTGTTCGCGCTCGTCGATCACGGTGACATCGAAATCCAGCCAGTCCAGAACCCTGGATAACGCCAAGCCGACATGTCCCGCGCCGATAATGTAGGCGCTACGGCGCATCCCCAGCGCTTCTTGATAACGCCAGTGTTCGCCGTGTTCAAACCTTGCTCGGGACATTGCGGTTGACATCGGCACGATACGCAAGCCCGATGCGAAAATACTCAACCCAAACGAAGTAGGCTGCCGGCAATATTCCAAGCATTGTTCGAACAGACGCCTATCCTCGCTTCGGCAGGGATAGAGCAACACGGTTTGCTCGCCGCCGCAAATCATCCCGGAGGCCTCAAGACCAGCTTCCGGATGATGCACGCGCCGACACAATCGCGGCTCGGCGTCGGCCTCGGCCAGCAAGGAGCGGGCGATATTGATCATGCCGGATTCAACGGCCCCGCCGCCTATCGTGCCCGCGCAGCCCTGGCCGCTGACCGCCATTTTGGCGCCGATCTTGCCCGGCGAACTGCCAACGCTATCGACCACCACCAGCAAGGCCGCCGGCTGCCCCAGCGTCAGCGCCTCTATCAACCATTGCCACAGCTCGCCCCGCTCAGCCAAACCAAACCTCGCTCAGCGCGAAATAAATCGCCATTACCGCCGAATACGACGCGCTGGCTAAAAATCGCCAACTTAGCGGCACCCGATTCTGGATCGTATAATTCATCAACAAGCCTATCGGCACGATATGCAGGAACGAGTCCACGCCTATCGCCAGCAAGTGCCAATCGATTTCGGACCCGCGCCCCGAAAATAATTTGATAAATGCCAGATGGCGGGCAATCCATAACGGATTGAAAAAGGCCTGGGCCAACAATGCCCTTTTAATCTTGTTGCCGCGACCGCTCCGGCTGAAGCGCGTTTCTATCCAGCGGAAATAAGCCGGTATTTCGCTGGCGTACAGCGTGCCGCCCAACACCAGCACGCCTAGCGCGCGCGGCAGCATAAATTCGCCGCCGATCAGGGTGGCGATGCTGTCGCCGGTCGCGTAAACCAAACCGCCGCGCAAGGCGTTTCGCCAACTGAAAATGCGGCTAGCGCTAGCCATGCAGCGCCAGCAGAACTTTTTCCGGCGTCAACGGCGCGCAATAGTCCGGCCGCCAAGCCGGATTAAATGCCTGTATGGCTTTGACCAAGGCAAAGTAGCCGGCAATGCCGTACATCAAGGGCGGCTCTCCGACAGCCTTGGAATGCAGCAAGCCCGCCGGATTATCCGCCACTTCCAGAAAATGCACGTCGATCTCCGGCGCAAAATGCATGTCGGGAATTTTATACGCGCCGAGATTATCGGTTAACAGCCGGCCATTCTGGTCGAATACCACTTGTTCCAGTGTCATCCAGCCCAGGCCTTGCACCACGCCGCCTTCGATCTGGCCATGATCGACCCTCTCGTCCAGTGGTTGACCGCTGTCGTGGACGATGCTGACCCGCTTGATACGATAGCGGCCGCGCAGACAATCGAGCGCTACCTCCACCGCCGCGCAACCGTAGACATGATAGGCAAATGGCTGCCCCTGATTGACGCTGCGGTCGAAGAACAGATTCGGCGTTGCGTAATGCGCCTGCGCCGATAACCCCGTCCGCGCCATATAAGCCTGGCTGACCAGTTGTTTCCAGCGAATCTTGGTCGGCTGGCCTTGCCTATGTACCCGGCCGTGCTCGATGTCGAGTTGCTCGGTGCCGGCATCGCCCAGCAAGCCGGCGGCAATCTCAAGCAGGCGCAGCCTGATTTGCAAACAGGCCATGCGCACGGCCTGGCCGTTCAGATCGGCGCCGGTGCTGGCGGCGGTCGGCGACATATTGGCTACCCGGCTGGTATTGGTACTCTCGACCTTGACCCGTTGCTCGCCGATACCAAGACTGAGCGCGGCGACCTTGGCGATCTTGCGCCTGACGCCCTGCCCCATTTCCACCGCGCCGCAACTGACGCCGACGCTACCGTCGGTATAGACATGCACCAACGCATCGGCCTGATTCAAAAAAGTCGCGGTAAAAGAAATGCCGAAACAGACCGGCATCAGCGCCAACGCTTTCTTTTCCAGCACATGCCCGGCATTGAATGCGTTGATGGCCCATTGGCGCCGGCTTAAGTCGAAACGAGTTTGCAGCGTATCCCAGCTAGACTCCGCCAGACAGCGCTGGGCAGGCATGCCGTAGTAAAACATCTGATGTTCCCGCAACAAATTGCGGCGTTGAATCTCGCCGGCATCGATGCCCATGATCTTGGCGGCTTTGAAAATCGCGCACTCCAGCACGAACATCGCTTGCGGGCCGCCGAAGCCGCGAAACGCGGTATTCGGCGGTAAATGGGTCCGGCAACTAACCGCGCTGGCCCGCAGATGGGGAATGAAGTAGCTGTTACCGGCATGAAATAGCGTGCGCTCCAGAATCGCCAGCGACAAATCGGCAAACGCACCGGCATTCTGATAAAAATCGACTTGATAGGCCAAAATCTTGCCGGAGGCATCCAGCCCCAATTTGAAGTCGGCGTCGTAGGGATGGCGTTTGCCGGTGAGCTGGCAATCCTCGCCGCGCCGTAGTGTCAACTTTACCGGCCGTTGTAACTGTTGAGCCGCCAGTGCCGCCATCGCCGCGAACGGCGCGGCCTGTTCTTCCTTGCCGCCGAAACCGCCGCCCAAGCGCGGCACATCGACTTCAACCTGATGCATGGAAAGCCCCAGCACTCTGGCGATGATGCGCTGGGTCATGCCGGGCGACTGGGTGGCGGAAATCAGCCGCAGGCCTCGGTTTTCCAGCGGATAGGCCAGCGCGGTCTGCGTTTCCAGATACATATGTTCTTGAGCGCCACTGGTGGTGGTGCCTTCCACGACCAGCGCGCAATCAGCCCAGACACTGTCGACATCGCCACTATTGAAAGTTTGCCGTGGCGCGATATGCATGCCCAGACTGTCGGCCTCGCGGGCATCGAACACGGTGGGCAGCGGCTGATAATCGGCCTTTACCATTTTGGCCGCCCGCCGGGCTGTAGCGGCGGATTCCGCCACCAGCAGCGCAATCGGCTGGCCGTGATACAGCACTTCGGTATCCGCCAACAGCACTTCGTCGGCCGAGACATTGCCGACTTGATTCAAGCCCGGAATGTCGGACGCGGTGAACAGCGCGATCACACCGGGGCAAGCCAAGGCCTCCGCCGAATCGATCCGTGTAATCAGGCCGTGGGCAATCGTCGCGCCAACCGGCTGCGCATACAACAAGCCTGCCGGGGTGGGTAAATCATCGACAAATTGGGCGGCGCCCAGCGCGTGCAATTCAGCGTCATCCAGTCGCATGCAAAGCCTCCCACACCAGCAGGTCCGGAAACAATTTTAGAAAATGCGCATAAATCAGCTGCCTTAACAGCAATCGCTTGTATGCCACCGAGCCGCGCAAATCACAAATCGGCGAAATTTCGTTTTGCGCAATCGCGGCGGCCTCACGCACGCTGTCGGCACTAATGGGCTTGCCGCGCAGATAATCGCAGGTAGCGCTCAGGTAAAGTGGAATCGGCGCCACCCCGCCCGCCGACAGATGCACAGTGTCGATGCGGCCGTCATCGAGTAGCCGGATCGACATGGCCGAATTGACGCTGGCGATGTCCAGAAAAGTCCGCTTGCTGACTTTTTCGAAACTGAATCGAACAGCCGGTGCCGGACAGTCGAAGCTTATCTCCAGCAATTGTTCGCCCGCCCGACAAGCGGTTTGTTTATAGCCGCCGAAAAAATCCCGTAGCCGAATGCCACGCCGGCTATTGTCGATGCCTAGCCGCACACTGGCATCCAGCGCCAGAAAAAACACCGATAAATCGCCGATTGGCGAGGCATTGGCCAAGTTGCCGCCTAGCGTGGCATGTTGGCGGATAGGCGCGGAACACAATAAGGTTAAATCCCGGGCGATGCTCGGCAGCAAGCTTTGCAGCAATGGCGAGGCACGCAGTTGTTCGATGTTGGCCATCGCATCGATCCGGCATTGTTGGCCGTCCATTCGCGCGCAGTCGCGATTGCCGGCGGAAGGCAAGAAACGCAGCGTCCTGCCGCTTAAACCGTCCGCTTGCCGGACAAACAAATCGGTGCCGCCGCCGACCAACAGGGCCTGCGCTTGCTGATCTTCCGCCGCGTCCGTCATCGCCGCCAATTGCCGGGCAATGTGGGCAAAATAATCCGGCAACAACCGCCATTCAATACAGTCATTGATCCGGTTTTCCGGCGTCGAATCCGTCAGATCGAACTGAGCGCAAAGCCGATGTATTGCGCGCTTGATGCCGCTATAGCCGGTGCAGCGGCACAGATTACCGGCCACCGCATCGATAGCCGCATCGGCATCCGAGCGCGGGCTGTTCAGAAAAAAAGCGGTCAATGCGACCACCAAGCCCGGCGTGCAAAAACCGCACTGAATCGCGCCGCAATCGACCAGCGCCTGTTGAAGCGGATTGAGCTGTTCGGCGTTCAAGCCTTCGATGGTTACCAGATGCCGGCCGGCCACCGCGCCCAACGGCAGCAGACAAGCCGTGGCGGGCTGATAGGTCATCAGCGCTTGCTCGCGTTTACCCAGCAACACCAGACAGGCGCCGCAATCGCCTTCGCGGCAAGCCTCCTTGCAACCGGTCAGACGCCAATGCCGGCGGATCAGATCCAGCACCGGCGTAGCGGGCGCGGCATCGATTTCGACCCGCGTCCTGTTCAGTAAAAAAACGCTGGTGGCCATGGCTTAAACACTGACTGAAGTGAATTGAAAAGTCCGGCCGTCGAACAGACCTTTGTCACTTAATTTAAGCTCGGGAATCACCAGCAAGGCCATGAACGACAGTGTCATGAACGGCGCGCGCAAGGTCGAACCCATTCGTTTGGCGAGCGCGTCCAGTTCCGCGTAACGGGCCGCCACGCTATCGCCGTCGGCATCGCTCATCAATCCGGCGATCGGCAGCGGCAGGCTGTCGAAACTATCGTCATGAACGCAGGCGATGCCGCCCCGGCTATCGATAATGCCGTTCACGGCCCTGCAAATCGACTCGGCGTCGGTGCCGACGACTATGAGGTTATGCGAATCATGCGCGACGCTGGAAGCCAGCGCGCCCTGGCGCAAACCAAAGCCCTGGATGAAGGCAACCGCCGCTTGGCATGGCTGATAACGGTTCACCACGGTCAACCATAAAATATCGCGTTCCACATCCGGCATCAGCATGCCGTTGTTGACCCTGGGTTTCAGCTGTATTTGCCGTGTCAGCAATTCGCCATCCAGGGCTTGAATGACCCGAATCATGCCGCCATGATCGGCCAGCGCCAGATCAACCGGCTGAATTTTGCGGGCATCGAAGCGGTTGACCCGTTCCGATTTAATCGCCGGCAACAGGCTTTGGCCTTGGTCGGCGAGCAATTGGCCGGCTATCCAGGTCTTCAACGGTTTCAAGCTTTGCGGGTCGGCGACCAGCACCGCGTCCATGCTATCGCCGATGCGCAATTGACCTACCGATAGGCCATAGTGGCGGATGGGATTGATACAGGCGCATTGCAACACATCGAACAGGTCATGGCCCTTGGCGATAGCTCTGGCCGCCAACACATTGATGTGGCCGGCCAGCAGATCGTCCGGATGCTTGTCGTCGCTGCACAGCATGACTTGGTCCGGATAGCGGCTGATCAAGAAATGCAAGGCCACGAAATTACGGGCCGCCGAGCCTTCGCGGATCAAAATTTTCATGCCGAAGGCCAGTTTGGCTTCGGCCTCCCGCAAGTCGGAACACTCATGGTCCGTGCCGATGCCAGCCGCCGCGTAGCGGCCCGCATCTTCGCCGCACAGGCCCGGTGCGTGGCCATCAATGGGATAGCCGTACGCCCGCGCCAAATTCAGTTTTGCCAGGATGTCCGGATCGTCCGCCAATACGCCGGGATAATTCATCATTTCCGATAGGTAATGAATATCCTGGGTTTGGAACAAGGCTTTTAATTGCTCGCTGTCGAGCCGGGCGCCGGCGGTTTCGAACGGCGTTGCCGGCACACAGGACGGCGCGCCGAAAAAAAATTTGAATGGCGTCATCCGGGCATTTGTCAGCATGTATTCCACGCCTTCTATCCCCAGAACATTGGCGATTTCATGCGGATCGGACACCGTCGCCACCGTGCCATGCCGAACGGCCAAGCGGGCAAATTCGCAAGGCGTCAGCATCGAGCTTTCGATATGCACATGGGCATCGATGAAACCCGGCAACAGGTAAGCCAGTTCCGAATCCTGGCCGCCCAATTCAGTAATTGCGCTAATCACGCCGTCGCGCCAATGCAATTCCCCGGCAAAAATGCGTCTTTCAAGGACCTGGACTATGTTGGCGGTCAGCGAGCCATCGCGCGAGCCGGCTAGATAAGTATCGGAAGTCATGACCTACACCGCTTAATGTTAATTGGCTGAAATGGTTTGATCGTTTCCATTCTGTCAGACAAGTTTTAATATGGCCTAAAATTTACCGTAACAGTATAGAATCATCAGGGCAAGGAGCCGCTTTCAAGCCTACATTGATGTATTCACGGCGGAGTGATTTTTAAGGTATCAAACGATGAATCATCCAATCAGTGTGGTACAGGCCGACCTGACTTACTTGCCAGTCGACGCCATCGTCAATGCCGCCAACAGCTCGTTGTTGGGCGGTGGCGGAGTCGATGGCGCGATTCACCGCCGGGCCGGGCCACAATTGCTCGAGGAATGCAGGCAATTGGGCGGTTGTCCGACCGGTGAAGCCAAAATCACGGCCGGTTATCATCTACCGGCAAAATACGTGATCCATACCGTTGGCCCGGTCTGGCAAGATGGCAAACACGACGAACCGGCCCTGCTGGCAGCCTGTTACCGTAATTGCATGCAATTGGCCGAAAGCCATGCTATCCGCAGCATGGCGTTTCCCTGTATCAGCACCGGCATTTACGGCTATCCAAAACTATCGGCCGCCCGGATAGCCGTGGCCACGGTCAGCGATTATTTGCGCCGCCAGGGTTTGAATCTCCAGGTGACCTTCTGCTGTTTTTCCGCCAGCGACGCGGAAATATACCGCCAAATCTTGGCCGAATATCCGGATCAAGCCTGAGTCTGGAAAATTATCACATCCTTGCCGATAAATTCTACCCGGCATTGGTAGAGCTGCGCCAGCCATTGCATGGTCTCGGTGGAAAAAAAACTAATATGGGTAGGATCGTTTTTGTAATGCCATCGGCCGAAGGCTTCGGCATCGATCACCAGCTTGGTCATGATGGCCAGCAGCCCCAGCGGCTTGAGCATGGCAAACAAACGCTGAAACTCCCGCCCTGGCCGCCGAAAATGTTCCACCACTTCGGTGCAGGTGATGAAGTCATAGCTTTGTTGCAAATTTTGCGGATGTTTGGCGTAGTAAGGATCGTAGGTTTTGACCCTATGACCCCGCCGTGACAGCATACTCGCCAGTAATGGCCCTGGGCCGCAGCCGTAATCCAGACCGGCCGAATCCATTGGTAACCTGGCCAGTAATGGCGTGCTCAAACGCGACAGAAAACCTTGATAAGCGGGATCGTCCGCATCATTTTCGTGTAAGTCATAAATGGCTTTTTCCATTGTTGGCTCCAGATGCTGATACTCCGGCACAAACACTAGTTGACAACAACGACAGCGTAAATAATCGCGTTGCTTGTCCCGTTGAAACGCCGATGGGGTATCGCTGGCACAGAGTGGACAATGAATAATTGGCATGAATTTTGGCGAGTATAGTGATTAAACTTGACGAAGGCCGGATTTACTGTAGAATGCGCGGCTTACAACTGCGGAGCGGTAGTTCAGTTGGTTAGAATACCGGCCTGTCACGCCGGGGGTCGCGGGTTCGAGCCCCGTCCGCTCCGCCAATTTAGTTTTGCCCATCCGTTTTCCGACGCATTTTCGCGTATTTGCCTGACTTGAAATTCTCGATTCCGGCACCATAATTCCCCTGCAACTAAAACATTTTTCGTACAACGCAGAGGAGATTTGAAATGAGTAGCTTAAGCCCATTCGTTAGTCGCGGTCTGTTTGATGAATTGTTTCGCGATGTCAATCCCGGTTATTTTATCAAGCCTTTACATGGCGATCCGTTGCCGGCCCAAATCAAGGTCGATGTTAAGGAAAATCCCAACGAATATGTCGTTGAAGCGGAGATACCCGGCGCCGGCAAAGACAATATCCAAGTCAATATCGACGGCAATGTCGTCAGTATCCGCGCCGAAATCAGCCAAGTTGACAGCCAAACCAAGGACGATAAATTACTGCGTAGCGAACGCTATTACGGCGAAGTATCGCGTAGTTTTCAGCTACCGACCGACATCGACGAAACCACCAGCAAGGCCCGTTACGATAACGGCGTATTGACGCTAACCCTGCTGAAAAAGCAGAAACAAGGCGGCCAACGCATGTTGATCGAATAACGCGGTTCTGTTTCAGGGTGGACGATCATCGTCCACCCGATTTAAGGCTATTGCCGAGAAAGCTTGTACCCAATAGCGATACCCAATATATCGTTCACTGATGGGAGTCGCTAACGGACTTGTGCCGAGCGAAGCCGAAGCAGGCGCAGCGAATAGTTGACTTCGGCTCCTCTCAGTCAACGGCAGCTCAGCCAAACGACAGTCTTATCGGCGGTCAGTCAAAGACAGTTTCTTGGTGGGGGTAAATTTATTGCCCGACCTAAAGCTCTTCCGCTTCCCGGCAACGCCGCCAGATGATTTTAAAAGTCTCCGTCAACGTCGGGTCGTTTTCCTCAACCCGTTGATTCACTTCGTCCGGCTCCAGCCAACGGCTGTCATCGATTTCATCGGCGGCTGGACTGAATGGCCCGTTGTGCCGGCAACGATACACCTGGATAAACTCCATGCCCAATGCCGGCGTCGGCTCCAGCTTGAACAACTCGGTCAAACAGGCCGAAACGCCCAGTTCTTCCAGTAATTCTCTCGGCGCGCAATCGGCATAGGTTTCGCCGTCATCGACATGGCCGGCCGCCGAGCTATCCCACAGGCCTTTATTCAAGTCTTTTTTCATCGAACGCTTTTGCAGCAACAGCTGGCCCGAATCGTTAAAAACCAGAATATGCACCGCCCGGTGGCGCAAGGCCAAGGCGTGAATTTCACTGCGCGGGCGGCGATCGATGATGCGATCGTGCTGGTCGACAACGGCAAGGAGCTCATTATGCATGACTGACTATCGATTCCGGGTTAAAGGTCGTGTATGGTATCGCTTTTTGATTGCGCCTCGCAGAGCAAATATGGCCAGAAGAAGTGAACACACTCAAGAACAAATCCGGGAGATGGTGCTGAAGGCGGCGGAAAACATCGTCATCGAAGAGGGATTCAAGGCCTTGACCGTCCGCAAGGTGGCGATGGACATCGGTTATACGGTGGGCAGCATTTATATGGTCTATGCCAACATGGACGATTTGATCATGCATATCAAAGCCAAAACCCTGGACGAATTGGCCGAACATATGCGTAGTATCAAGCCACCCGCCAATGTCGAACAACATATCCAGTCCCTGGCCGACATCTACTTGGCGTTTGCCCACCAACATTTCAATCGATGGCGGATGATTTTCGATGCCCAAAGCGACGCCCCGGTGCCGGACTGGTATCAGCAAAAAGTGCAAAACATGTTTGTGATCGTCGAAGACCTGTTTCAACGCTTGCTGCCCGAGCAGTCGGC comes from the Methylomonas sp. LL1 genome and includes:
- a CDS encoding 2Fe-2S iron-sulfur cluster-binding protein, with amino-acid sequence MATSVFLLNRTRVEIDAAPATPVLDLIRRHWRLTGCKEACREGDCGACLVLLGKREQALMTYQPATACLLPLGAVAGRHLVTIEGLNAEQLNPLQQALVDCGAIQCGFCTPGLVVALTAFFLNSPRSDADAAIDAVAGNLCRCTGYSGIKRAIHRLCAQFDLTDSTPENRINDCIEWRLLPDYFAHIARQLAAMTDAAEDQQAQALLVGGGTDLFVRQADGLSGRTLRFLPSAGNRDCARMDGQQCRIDAMANIEQLRASPLLQSLLPSIARDLTLLCSAPIRQHATLGGNLANASPIGDLSVFFLALDASVRLGIDNSRRGIRLRDFFGGYKQTACRAGEQLLEISFDCPAPAVRFSFEKVSKRTFLDIASVNSAMSIRLLDDGRIDTVHLSAGGVAPIPLYLSATCDYLRGKPISADSVREAAAIAQNEISPICDLRGSVAYKRLLLRQLIYAHFLKLFPDLLVWEALHATG
- a CDS encoding catalase, producing MNKAKTPVLTVANEPAQFGEEVSTISVGNGGEWHQSAIDDQPTLTTNQGLAIADNQNSLRANPNGPTLLEDFILREKITHFDHERIPERIVHARGTGAHGFFELTESLEQYTTAKVLTELGAQTPLFTRISTVAGGSGSADTPRDVRGFAVKFYTKEGNWDLVGNNIPVFFIQDAIKFPDLIHAVKMEPDRGFPQAASAHDTFWDFISLTPEAMHMVMWVMSDRTLPRSLRMIEGFGIHSFRLINAAGDSTFVKFHWRPKLGLQSTLWDEAVKIAGADSDFHRRDMFEAISAGNFPEWDLAVQLFTQEDADAFPFDHLDPTKLIPEELVPLRVIGRMVLNRWPDNFFAETEQVAFCPSHVVPGIDFSNDPLLQGRLFSYLDTQLSRLGSANFHQIPVNAPQCPFANHQRDGHMQMAQARGRVAYEPNTLAVDSPREQAANGFRSASIDESGAKGRIRPESFADHYSQARQFYLSQSAYEQAHLASALVFELSKVEHPHIRAAMVGHLRHIEQDLAQRVASGLGLIELPPAPTAAVAIQELESSPALQLIGNMKNTLEGRSVGILIAEGSDAASIAAVQQAVTNAGATSKIVATVIAEATLADGWLMKVDGQLAGTPSVMFDAVSILLTEHAAASLAKEAAAIDFVRDAFGHLKALIVDEGGAVLLTTANIKPDGGVFNIDCVDDFIAAAKTRQWEREASIRTLA
- the ade gene encoding adenine deaminase, whose protein sequence is MTSDTYLAGSRDGSLTANIVQVLERRIFAGELHWRDGVISAITELGGQDSELAYLLPGFIDAHVHIESSMLTPCEFARLAVRHGTVATVSDPHEIANVLGIEGVEYMLTNARMTPFKFFFGAPSCVPATPFETAGARLDSEQLKALFQTQDIHYLSEMMNYPGVLADDPDILAKLNLARAYGYPIDGHAPGLCGEDAGRYAAAGIGTDHECSDLREAEAKLAFGMKILIREGSAARNFVALHFLISRYPDQVMLCSDDKHPDDLLAGHINVLAARAIAKGHDLFDVLQCACINPIRHYGLSVGQLRIGDSMDAVLVADPQSLKPLKTWIAGQLLADQGQSLLPAIKSERVNRFDARKIQPVDLALADHGGMIRVIQALDGELLTRQIQLKPRVNNGMLMPDVERDILWLTVVNRYQPCQAAVAFIQGFGLRQGALASSVAHDSHNLIVVGTDAESICRAVNGIIDSRGGIACVHDDSFDSLPLPIAGLMSDADGDSVAARYAELDALAKRMGSTLRAPFMTLSFMALLVIPELKLSDKGLFDGRTFQFTSVSV
- a CDS encoding class I SAM-dependent methyltransferase, with amino-acid sequence MEKAIYDLHENDADDPAYQGFLSRLSTPLLARLPMDSAGLDYGCGPGPLLASMLSRRGHRVKTYDPYYAKHPQNLQQSYDFITCTEVVEHFRRPGREFQRLFAMLKPLGLLAIMTKLVIDAEAFGRWHYKNDPTHISFFSTETMQWLAQLYQCRVEFIGKDVIIFQTQA
- a CDS encoding O-acetyl-ADP-ribose deacetylase yields the protein MNHPISVVQADLTYLPVDAIVNAANSSLLGGGGVDGAIHRRAGPQLLEECRQLGGCPTGEAKITAGYHLPAKYVIHTVGPVWQDGKHDEPALLAACYRNCMQLAESHAIRSMAFPCISTGIYGYPKLSAARIAVATVSDYLRRQGLNLQVTFCCFSASDAEIYRQILAEYPDQA
- a CDS encoding molybdopterin cofactor-binding domain-containing protein; the protein is MRLDDAELHALGAAQFVDDLPTPAGLLYAQPVGATIAHGLITRIDSAEALACPGVIALFTASDIPGLNQVGNVSADEVLLADTEVLYHGQPIALLVAESAATARRAAKMVKADYQPLPTVFDAREADSLGMHIAPRQTFNSGDVDSVWADCALVVEGTTTSGAQEHMYLETQTALAYPLENRGLRLISATQSPGMTQRIIARVLGLSMHQVEVDVPRLGGGFGGKEEQAAPFAAMAALAAQQLQRPVKLTLRRGEDCQLTGKRHPYDADFKLGLDASGKILAYQVDFYQNAGAFADLSLAILERTLFHAGNSYFIPHLRASAVSCRTHLPPNTAFRGFGGPQAMFVLECAIFKAAKIMGIDAGEIQRRNLLREHQMFYYGMPAQRCLAESSWDTLQTRFDLSRRQWAINAFNAGHVLEKKALALMPVCFGISFTATFLNQADALVHVYTDGSVGVSCGAVEMGQGVRRKIAKVAALSLGIGEQRVKVESTNTSRVANMSPTAASTGADLNGQAVRMACLQIRLRLLEIAAGLLGDAGTEQLDIEHGRVHRQGQPTKIRWKQLVSQAYMARTGLSAQAHYATPNLFFDRSVNQGQPFAYHVYGCAAVEVALDCLRGRYRIKRVSIVHDSGQPLDERVDHGQIEGGVVQGLGWMTLEQVVFDQNGRLLTDNLGAYKIPDMHFAPEIDVHFLEVADNPAGLLHSKAVGEPPLMYGIAGYFALVKAIQAFNPAWRPDYCAPLTPEKVLLALHG
- a CDS encoding XdhC family protein; translation: MAERGELWQWLIEALTLGQPAALLVVVDSVGSSPGKIGAKMAVSGQGCAGTIGGGAVESGMINIARSLLAEADAEPRLCRRVHHPEAGLEASGMICGGEQTVLLYPCRSEDRRLFEQCLEYCRQPTSFGLSIFASGLRIVPMSTAMSRARFEHGEHWRYQEALGMRRSAYIIGAGHVGLALSRVLDWLDFDVTVIDEREQAESMPLNGHARQKWRIPYSDIAEQVPDGPDVFVFVMTHHYSRDELVLARLARKQFAYLGVLGSRHKVSQLKASLANRMSTEQLARLRAPMGLPINSHTPEEIAVSIAAEIIQLINCGQ
- a CDS encoding Hsp20/alpha crystallin family protein, with the translated sequence MSSLSPFVSRGLFDELFRDVNPGYFIKPLHGDPLPAQIKVDVKENPNEYVVEAEIPGAGKDNIQVNIDGNVVSIRAEISQVDSQTKDDKLLRSERYYGEVSRSFQLPTDIDETTSKARYDNGVLTLTLLKKQKQGGQRMLIE